From a region of the Bdellovibrio bacteriovorus genome:
- the hflX gene encoding GTPase HflX gives MTNQAHVSAQDRVIVIGVGLKTEPLTEIKENLLELEELVSAAGGEVVGSIIQVLPQWNPATLIGTGKVEEVAEMVRDSRANIVVMDHQLSGVQQRNLAQVVKARVIDRNQLILDIFAQRAQTFEGKLQVELAQLLDQMPRMVGAWLESLSRQGGGIGTRGPGETALENDRRRIRERVAIIKKKLEGVRKNRAQHRQSRRRHEIPSFALIGYTNSGKSSLLNRLTGAQVMAKNQVFATLDPTTRKIFLPDGPPGVVTDTVGFIRKLPTQLIEAFKATLEESSDADVLLHVIDLSSPNMERQVEVVEALIKEFNWQDKKIIHVYNKCDVAPLERQFRVKHYPRVFVSALTGQGIEQLKKLMAQTVSEMQTDVQLYFPRSEEYKIFDLGREAQITRKETATEGTVCYTQLTPSLLNRWKDYIVK, from the coding sequence TTGACTAATCAAGCCCATGTATCTGCCCAGGATAGAGTCATCGTCATCGGCGTCGGATTAAAGACCGAGCCACTCACCGAAATTAAAGAAAATCTATTGGAACTTGAAGAACTCGTCTCTGCCGCTGGCGGCGAAGTCGTGGGTTCTATTATTCAAGTTTTGCCTCAGTGGAATCCTGCGACCTTGATCGGCACAGGAAAGGTTGAGGAAGTGGCCGAAATGGTCCGCGACAGTCGCGCGAACATCGTCGTGATGGACCATCAGCTGTCTGGCGTTCAACAACGTAACTTAGCCCAAGTGGTGAAAGCCCGCGTGATCGACCGCAATCAATTGATTCTGGATATTTTCGCGCAACGTGCGCAGACCTTTGAAGGAAAACTTCAAGTGGAACTTGCACAGTTGCTGGATCAGATGCCCCGCATGGTCGGTGCTTGGTTAGAATCTTTATCACGTCAAGGTGGTGGTATCGGAACTCGTGGTCCGGGTGAAACCGCCCTTGAAAACGACCGCCGTCGCATCCGTGAGCGTGTTGCGATTATTAAGAAAAAACTTGAAGGTGTTCGCAAAAACCGCGCGCAACACAGGCAATCCCGACGTCGTCATGAGATCCCCTCCTTTGCCCTGATTGGCTACACGAACTCTGGAAAAAGCTCTTTGCTCAATCGGCTCACCGGGGCCCAAGTCATGGCAAAGAACCAAGTGTTTGCGACTTTGGATCCGACGACACGCAAAATCTTCTTACCCGACGGACCTCCCGGCGTTGTCACGGATACGGTGGGATTTATTCGCAAACTTCCCACACAGTTGATTGAGGCCTTTAAAGCAACACTGGAAGAATCTTCCGATGCCGATGTCCTTTTGCATGTTATTGATCTTTCTTCACCTAATATGGAACGCCAGGTGGAAGTTGTTGAAGCCTTGATTAAAGAATTCAACTGGCAGGATAAAAAAATCATCCACGTGTACAACAAATGTGATGTCGCGCCTTTAGAAAGACAATTTAGAGTGAAACACTATCCACGTGTTTTTGTCAGCGCTTTAACTGGTCAAGGTATTGAACAGCTTAAAAAACTGATGGCGCAAACAGTGAGCGAGATGCAAACCGATGTGCAGCTTTACTTCCCACGTTCTGAAGAATACAAAATCTTTGATTTGGGACGAGAAGCGCAAATCACTCGCAAAGAGACAGCAACTGAAGGAACCGTGTGCTACACCCAACTGACTCCGTCACTGCTGAATCGTTGGAAAGACTATATCGTAAAATAA
- a CDS encoding acyl-CoA thioesterase, protein MTQLVLPSHTNSLGTIFGGTIMSWIDIAAAIAAQRHSNKEVVTASIDRLDFVAPVYKGWVVNLKASVNYTSRTSMEVGVRVDAENPKTGETFHTASAYCTFVALGSNGKPTEIPALTVETDDDRRRFEAAKTRREHRLKQKQG, encoded by the coding sequence ATGACTCAATTGGTTTTACCCTCTCATACGAATTCTTTAGGGACTATCTTTGGTGGAACGATCATGTCCTGGATCGATATCGCCGCCGCAATTGCAGCGCAAAGACATTCTAATAAAGAAGTTGTAACTGCGAGTATTGATCGTTTGGATTTCGTAGCTCCAGTCTATAAAGGCTGGGTGGTGAATCTGAAGGCGAGTGTGAATTACACTTCAAGAACTTCTATGGAAGTCGGCGTTCGTGTCGATGCGGAAAATCCTAAAACGGGCGAAACATTTCATACCGCTTCGGCTTATTGTACATTCGTGGCCCTGGGTTCTAACGGGAAGCCTACTGAAATTCCAGCTTTAACTGTAGAGACAGACGACGATCGTCGCCGTTTCGAAGCTGCGAAAACCCGTCGTGAACATCGTCTTAAACAGAAGCAAGGCTGA
- a CDS encoding helix-turn-helix domain-containing protein — MLRDVLIQKGLSNREAEVAELVSKGLSNKEVANQLFVTEKTVKFHLTNIYKKMNVKSRAQLIVWCLPHLGFVESEVRAENNNQSAAAATAFNNNATQTIPAGSATVAGGTTTLPGGGLNRGGNSDIGMGGI; from the coding sequence ATGCTCAGAGATGTCCTCATTCAAAAAGGTCTTTCAAACAGAGAGGCAGAAGTTGCTGAACTTGTTTCAAAGGGCTTGTCCAACAAGGAAGTTGCGAATCAGCTTTTTGTTACTGAAAAAACAGTAAAATTTCACCTCACAAACATTTATAAAAAAATGAATGTTAAGTCTCGTGCACAGTTGATCGTATGGTGCTTACCTCACCTTGGTTTTGTTGAGAGCGAAGTTCGCGCTGAAAACAACAACCAAAGTGCAGCTGCAGCGACTGCATTCAATAACAACGCGACTCAAACGATCCCAGCAGGATCTGCGACAGTTGCGGGTGGTACTACAACTCTTCCAGGTGGCGGATTGAACCGTGGTGGTAATTCTGACATCGGTATGGGTGGAATCTAA
- a CDS encoding response regulator, which yields MFPTNTKFLVVDDFATMRKIIKKVLNELGYTNVEEADDGKTALPMIQAANDAGQPYGFIISDWNMPGMQGIDLLKACKADPRFKSTPFMLVTAESEQKHILEAAKAGVSDYVVKPFNSATLKGKMERVWAKHNPSSQAKAS from the coding sequence ATGTTTCCCACAAATACGAAGTTTTTGGTCGTCGATGACTTCGCAACTATGCGAAAAATCATTAAAAAAGTGCTAAACGAGCTAGGTTACACAAACGTCGAGGAAGCCGACGACGGTAAAACAGCCTTACCAATGATCCAGGCTGCAAATGATGCAGGACAGCCTTACGGCTTTATCATCTCGGACTGGAATATGCCAGGAATGCAAGGTATCGACCTTTTGAAGGCTTGCAAAGCCGATCCTCGCTTTAAGTCTACTCCTTTCATGCTTGTAACAGCAGAGTCTGAACAAAAGCACATCCTTGAAGCTGCGAAAGCCGGCGTATCTGATTACGTTGTGAAACCTTTCAATTCGGCGACGCTTAAAGGAAAAATGGAGCGCGTTTGGGCGAAACACAATCCTTCTTCACAAGCTAAAGCTTCTTAA
- a CDS encoding chemotaxis protein CheX → MSAAPKVETLNPLFDKRLINAFVDGVIKTLKTMAQTDASPGKPFIEPQFVLKGEIAGMVGMVAPPLKGTLLISYGKDSIFHILENMLGEKYTTINGEVSDAVGEMTNMIYGSAKTTLNQLGYNFEMAIPTVISGDFKISHADKGATLVIPFNLTNGSTFYVEITVQ, encoded by the coding sequence ATGTCAGCTGCACCAAAAGTGGAAACACTCAATCCCCTTTTCGACAAACGTCTTATCAATGCGTTCGTCGACGGGGTTATTAAAACTTTAAAAACCATGGCGCAAACAGATGCATCTCCAGGCAAGCCCTTCATCGAACCTCAGTTCGTTTTGAAAGGTGAAATCGCAGGGATGGTCGGCATGGTGGCTCCTCCTCTTAAAGGAACTCTTCTGATCTCTTACGGCAAAGACAGTATCTTCCATATTTTGGAAAACATGCTGGGCGAAAAGTACACGACGATTAATGGCGAAGTGTCTGATGCTGTCGGCGAAATGACGAACATGATCTATGGATCTGCTAAAACGACATTGAACCAATTGGGTTACAATTTCGAAATGGCAATTCCAACAGTGATCTCAGGTGACTTTAAAATCAGCCACGCTGATAAAGGCGCTACCCTGGTTATTCCTTTTAATCTTACCAACGGCTCTACTTTCTATGTGGAGATAACGGTTCAATAA
- a CDS encoding HD-GYP domain-containing protein, with product MKPNSGSTVDVLIGSPRDSFWETVKVVLKGYYPYQLKHFRSVDEALETTSDTFTPVLALIDGQDGTAKTNEWVQSTKMNYPDSHVIVLHSSAAPLDFNVVKKNGADEIMHINFDREFISDVILQLAPIEMEGDNIPITSLMPVDLRDMEAQVTINFDVYVHLPANHRSVCMRKAGDVVDEKHLDKFKALKQQMYIKKTQMKAFFEYARTVMSLRNIPLPVSMTEKFHRSKKAIYEIMAQFLNGAATDYSEGKMILERCRNIIADFELTKDMDAPAIFDEIFRFTGNTRTLYHDCICLSAYAAYFAQLLGWSAEKRESAAIAGLLHNIGLSQMPPTVGDKSVKDFSAEELQAYHFYPERSVNMVKAKKVPLPQEIADAIGQHRENNLGTGFPKKLKAEDISEFGKLMALAYRFHEMTALQDGRQATAPVQAMTLLKENALSGNGELDLLMTTQVFKKFKA from the coding sequence ATGAAACCCAATTCAGGTTCTACTGTTGATGTTCTCATCGGGAGTCCCCGGGACTCCTTCTGGGAAACAGTCAAAGTAGTCCTGAAAGGGTATTATCCCTACCAGCTCAAACACTTTCGCAGTGTTGATGAAGCTTTAGAAACCACCTCTGACACTTTCACTCCGGTCTTAGCGCTTATCGATGGTCAAGATGGCACTGCAAAAACCAATGAATGGGTGCAGTCCACAAAAATGAATTATCCCGACAGTCATGTGATTGTTCTGCACTCTTCAGCCGCTCCTCTTGATTTTAACGTCGTGAAAAAAAATGGCGCGGATGAAATCATGCACATCAATTTTGACCGAGAGTTTATTTCCGACGTTATTCTGCAGCTGGCACCGATTGAAATGGAAGGCGATAATATTCCTATTACCTCGTTAATGCCCGTGGATTTGCGCGATATGGAAGCGCAGGTCACCATCAACTTTGATGTCTATGTTCACCTCCCCGCCAATCATCGCTCCGTGTGTATGCGAAAAGCGGGAGACGTGGTTGACGAAAAACATCTGGATAAGTTCAAAGCCTTAAAACAACAGATGTACATTAAGAAGACGCAGATGAAAGCCTTCTTTGAGTACGCTCGCACGGTGATGAGCTTGCGCAACATTCCGTTGCCAGTCTCGATGACTGAAAAATTTCATCGCTCGAAAAAAGCCATTTACGAAATCATGGCGCAATTTCTTAATGGAGCTGCCACAGATTACTCTGAAGGTAAGATGATCTTGGAAAGATGCCGCAACATCATCGCGGATTTTGAACTTACCAAAGACATGGATGCTCCTGCTATCTTCGATGAGATCTTCCGTTTTACAGGTAACACGCGCACGCTTTATCATGACTGCATCTGTCTTTCAGCTTACGCGGCATATTTCGCCCAGCTTCTAGGCTGGAGTGCCGAGAAGCGCGAAAGTGCCGCAATTGCAGGACTCTTGCACAACATCGGGCTTTCACAGATGCCCCCGACGGTGGGAGATAAGTCGGTGAAAGACTTTTCTGCCGAAGAACTCCAAGCGTACCACTTTTATCCTGAGCGCTCGGTCAACATGGTGAAGGCTAAAAAAGTCCCCTTGCCTCAAGAGATCGCCGACGCCATTGGACAGCACCGTGAAAACAACCTCGGTACCGGTTTTCCAAAAAAACTGAAAGCAGAAGACATTTCTGAGTTCGGTAAATTAATGGCCTTAGCCTATCGTTTTCATGAAATGACGGCTCTTCAAGACGGCCGCCAAGCGACAGCTCCTGTTCAAGCCATGACCCTGCTTAAAGAAAATGCTTTAAGTGGCAATGGTGAACTGGATTTATTGATGACCACCCAGGTCTTCAAAAAATTTAAAGCGTAA
- a CDS encoding RDD family protein produces the protein MDNVYVPSTFRRLIAQGIDQAVRLIFYIPFLKSFFLLIFTDDPVPVSFYTLGLMFLIPAIYEFIFLVMMQATPGKWFMGLKVVPFSHPNEALDWRQCVLRPLTERLTFFFSWAVYALAFFRYDRTHLADWVAETRVVQFKPRSSRANVRWVTGSLLIFLYVYEGLVSSAAVLRVMDWQNKQVDLRDIVATDYMEDMSEYMPEPEESLRFKFFEDLGGHQ, from the coding sequence ATGGATAACGTTTATGTGCCAAGTACTTTCCGTCGTTTGATTGCTCAAGGCATAGACCAAGCCGTTCGCTTGATTTTTTATATTCCATTTCTAAAATCTTTTTTTCTTTTGATCTTTACGGACGACCCCGTGCCGGTTTCTTTTTACACTTTAGGGTTGATGTTTTTAATTCCGGCTATTTACGAGTTCATTTTCTTGGTAATGATGCAAGCAACGCCCGGGAAATGGTTTATGGGTTTAAAGGTGGTGCCGTTCTCTCATCCGAACGAAGCCTTGGATTGGCGTCAGTGTGTATTGCGCCCTTTGACAGAACGACTGACATTCTTCTTTTCGTGGGCTGTTTATGCTCTGGCTTTTTTCAGATACGATCGCACTCATTTGGCGGATTGGGTGGCAGAAACACGGGTTGTTCAGTTTAAGCCCCGTTCCAGCCGTGCGAATGTGCGTTGGGTGACGGGAAGTCTTTTAATTTTCCTTTACGTCTATGAGGGGTTGGTGTCTTCGGCGGCCGTCTTACGAGTGATGGATTGGCAGAATAAGCAAGTTGATCTGCGCGATATCGTGGCGACGGATTATATGGAAGATATGTCGGAGTATATGCCGGAGCCGGAAGAGTCTTTACGCTTTAAATTTTTTGAAGACCTGGGTGGTCATCAATAA